A stretch of Schistocerca cancellata isolate TAMUIC-IGC-003103 chromosome 3, iqSchCanc2.1, whole genome shotgun sequence DNA encodes these proteins:
- the LOC126175575 gene encoding piggyBac transposable element-derived protein 3-like has product MWRDKHIETRNCEYRYSEGPMEELFQDCLTATDVFIFILKPIVEDIIFQSNLYATQKGKILNLKEHELFAFLGINLFMGYHKLPSWKHYWSACDDLGISIVRRCMSRDRFDFILSNLHLNDNTKIPERNTDKMYKIRPPLTALNKQFMSIYRVTRELSIDESMIVFKGRSSIKQYNPLKPIKRGYKLWAICDQKGYTLNFEVYQGRNETLEKDFEGYGLGERVVLKLSKPYWGQYRKLYFDNFFLLLFHFWRN; this is encoded by the exons ATGTGGAGAGACAAACACATTGAAACAAGGAACTGTGAATACAGATATAGTGAAG GGCCTATGGAAGAATTATTTCAGGATTGCCTCACAGCTactgatgtttttattttcattttgaagccAATTGTAGAAGACATAATTTTCCAGAGCAATCTTTACGCAACACAGAAGggaaaaattttaaatctgaaggAACATGAGCTGTTTGCTTTTTTgggaattaatttatttatgggtTACCACAAGCTGCCGTCGTGGAAACACTACTGGTCTGCGTGTGATGACCTTGGTATTTCTATTGTAAGGCGATGCATGAGTAgggacaggtttgattttattttgAGTAATTTACATCTTAACGACAACACAAAAATTCCAGAAAGAAACACTGACAAAATGTATAAAATACGCCCGCCTCTGACTGCTTTGAATAAGCAATTTATGTCCATATACAGGGTCACTAGAGAACTCAGTATTGATGAATCAATGATTGTCTTCAAGGGAAGAAGTAGCATAAAGCAATATAATCCATTAAAACCAATCAAAAGAGGCTATAAACTATGGGCAATTTGTGATCAAAAAGGATACACACTCAATTTTGAAGTGTATCAAGGTAGAAATGAGACACTGGAGAAGGACTTTGAAGGGTACGGTTTAGGGGAGAGAGTAGTACTGAAATTGTCTAAACCGTATTGGGGTCAGTACAGAAAATtgtactttgacaatttttttttacttctattccacttttggagaaattaa